A single genomic interval of Paenibacillus sp. J23TS9 harbors:
- a CDS encoding ABC transporter permease: MNASRVSTRLITPLSVICGILIWYALSKIPSVGAIITDPIRITKTLFAEAKAGSLWTNISASMLRVLGGFALGLIVAIPVAFVMGWYKNIRAVIEPWIQFFRTIPPIALIPLVIVSQGIGESAKIAVIFIATFLVMVISIFQGVRNVDPTLIKAARVLGATDRHIFFEVVVPASFPYILVGVRLGLASAWTTLVAAEMTGANKGLGNMIMEASLYFRMDLVIMGIFVIGVIGLAMDKGVLYLERRLTGWQELRKS; this comes from the coding sequence ATGAACGCAAGCCGCGTATCCACACGACTCATTACGCCGCTCTCGGTCATTTGCGGGATATTGATCTGGTATGCTTTATCCAAAATACCGAGCGTGGGCGCCATTATTACAGATCCGATCCGCATCACCAAAACACTGTTCGCGGAAGCAAAGGCCGGAAGTCTCTGGACGAATATATCCGCCAGCATGCTGCGCGTACTCGGGGGCTTTGCTCTTGGGCTTATCGTAGCCATACCTGTCGCGTTTGTCATGGGCTGGTATAAAAATATCAGGGCAGTCATCGAGCCATGGATCCAGTTTTTTCGTACCATTCCGCCGATCGCACTGATTCCGCTGGTCATTGTATCCCAAGGAATCGGGGAGTCAGCGAAGATCGCCGTCATTTTTATCGCAACCTTCCTGGTCATGGTGATCTCCATTTTTCAAGGCGTGCGCAACGTCGATCCAACACTCATCAAAGCCGCACGGGTGCTGGGAGCAACCGACCGCCATATTTTCTTTGAAGTAGTGGTTCCGGCCTCGTTTCCTTATATTCTGGTCGGTGTCCGGCTGGGTCTGGCCAGCGCCTGGACAACACTGGTTGCTGCGGAAATGACCGGAGCAAACAAGGGGCTTGGCAACATGATTATGGAAGCGAGTCTTTACTTCCGGATGGACCTTGTCATTATGGGTATTTTCGTCATCGGTGTTATTGGCCTCGCTATGGACAAAGGTGTACTCTATCTCGAAAGGAGACTGACAGGATGGCAGGAACTGCGCAAATCGTAA
- a CDS encoding sensor histidine kinase, whose translation MTILLILLMSAMIIMFIAKARNPSVYWMSIILLGWFLSMSGLVLFIAKYGGFYYRVNIVLFFNDMIRNMLLHSPISIDGVSRMITIGRSLFIFGFIGLSLSLFYNNQMKHRFLVLTLHAILPLINIVFYDPVIYKPMLSLLTPRSTYIISFITRGWLVISALYATSLIVYYYSHVTIPWLKKQIKHILYGVFALVLFYFYLGFMGPMQVTDVRTYYVLYSDFSNFNPPLTLFEWYLGIGITGILSAISLFSIWRYTDIEKKMGEETLMLERKLKTADMGIKVFTHGIKNQLLIIQVLLNQAKQNPSVDEHGTGTGKEPLDKANIVVSETLERLDQLYRSIKTTHLQLRSVSVRELMDNVLGRFDSGSRPLEVRIRFEDEGITVLADQAHLSEAIYNILTNAAEAIPEEKRGFIQITSYPEGNFNIISVTDNGCGMEKDQLQAIFDPFVTSKNTTRNWGVGLSYAKQIVHGHDGRIHVESKPDFGSTFQIVLPIYQKHTA comes from the coding sequence ATGACGATTCTACTGATCCTCCTGATGTCGGCCATGATTATCATGTTTATTGCCAAAGCCCGGAATCCGTCCGTCTACTGGATGTCGATTATTTTGCTGGGCTGGTTCCTCAGCATGTCCGGACTCGTCCTGTTTATCGCCAAATACGGCGGATTCTATTACCGTGTCAACATCGTGCTCTTTTTTAATGACATGATTCGCAACATGCTGCTCCATTCCCCGATCAGCATCGATGGCGTCAGCCGCATGATTACGATCGGCAGATCCCTGTTCATCTTCGGATTTATAGGCCTGTCCCTGTCTCTCTTCTACAATAATCAGATGAAGCACCGTTTCCTGGTATTGACGCTTCATGCCATTTTACCTCTAATCAATATCGTTTTTTACGATCCTGTCATCTATAAGCCCATGCTCAGCTTGCTCACTCCGAGAAGCACTTACATCATCAGTTTTATTACCCGCGGGTGGCTTGTTATATCAGCACTCTACGCCACTTCGCTTATCGTATATTATTATTCCCATGTCACGATTCCGTGGCTGAAAAAGCAGATTAAGCATATTCTCTACGGCGTGTTTGCCCTGGTTCTGTTTTATTTCTATCTGGGCTTCATGGGGCCAATGCAGGTCACGGATGTCCGCACTTATTATGTACTGTACTCCGACTTCTCCAACTTCAATCCGCCGCTGACCCTGTTTGAGTGGTATCTCGGGATCGGCATTACAGGGATTCTATCCGCCATCAGCCTCTTCTCCATTTGGCGCTACACCGATATTGAGAAGAAAATGGGTGAGGAAACCCTGATGCTGGAGCGCAAGCTGAAAACTGCGGATATGGGAATCAAGGTATTCACACATGGAATTAAAAACCAGCTGCTCATTATTCAGGTACTCCTGAACCAGGCCAAGCAGAATCCTTCTGTTGATGAACACGGCACTGGCACGGGTAAAGAGCCGCTGGACAAGGCCAACATCGTCGTATCCGAGACGCTCGAGCGCCTGGATCAGCTGTACCGTTCCATCAAAACCACCCATCTGCAGCTGCGTTCCGTGTCCGTGCGCGAGCTGATGGACAACGTGCTGGGGCGATTCGATTCAGGTTCGAGACCGCTAGAGGTCCGCATCCGGTTTGAGGATGAAGGAATCACCGTGCTCGCTGACCAGGCTCATCTGTCCGAAGCGATATACAATATTCTGACCAATGCGGCAGAGGCCATCCCGGAGGAAAAGCGCGGCTTCATTCAGATCACTTCCTATCCTGAAGGCAATTTCAATATTATCAGCGTGACGGACAACGGCTGCGGCATGGAAAAGGACCAGCTTCAGGCCATCTTCGACCCGTTTGTCACGAGTAAAAATACGACCCGCAACTGGGGCGTAGGTCTATCCTACGCCAAGCAGATCGTGCATGGTCATGACGGGCGTATTCATGTCGAGAGCAAGCCCGACTTTGGAAGCACGTTTCAAATTGTTCTGCCAATCTATCAAAAGCATACAGCTTAA
- a CDS encoding response regulator transcription factor: MNTAPIQVIVAEDLDVLREHFCSVLSKHEDIRIAGQAASGKQALQLMRTIGADVLLMDIEMDAKHDGIIYAQHILEEFPHARIVFLTVHEDDETIFSAFETGAVDYVLKTRPDQEIVQRVRSAHEGMSQMHPEITNKIKSEFTRIRKNQENLFQATMILSQLTPSELEIIQLLYSGYKTSEIAKQRQVEISTIKSQINVILKKFNKKRSKEVISLLRELNIIHLIHKVRGEP; the protein is encoded by the coding sequence ATGAACACAGCGCCAATCCAGGTCATCGTTGCTGAGGATTTAGACGTACTGCGTGAACATTTCTGCTCCGTCCTGAGCAAGCATGAGGATATACGGATCGCCGGTCAGGCCGCAAGCGGCAAGCAGGCCCTTCAGCTGATGCGGACGATCGGCGCAGATGTGCTGCTGATGGATATTGAGATGGACGCCAAGCATGACGGCATTATTTATGCGCAGCATATTTTGGAGGAGTTTCCCCATGCCCGAATCGTGTTCCTGACGGTTCATGAGGATGATGAAACCATCTTCAGCGCCTTTGAGACCGGAGCCGTGGATTACGTACTTAAGACCCGTCCGGATCAGGAAATCGTCCAGCGGGTCCGCAGCGCGCATGAAGGCATGTCCCAAATGCATCCGGAAATCACGAACAAGATCAAGAGTGAATTCACACGCATCCGCAAGAACCAGGAAAACCTGTTTCAGGCTACTATGATCCTGTCCCAGCTGACACCAAGCGAGCTTGAAATCATCCAGCTGCTATACAGCGGCTATAAGACTTCCGAAATTGCCAAGCAGCGGCAGGTAGAGATCTCCACGATTAAGTCGCAGATCAACGTCATCCTGAAAAAGTTCAACAAAAAACGGAGCAAGGAGGTCATCTCCCTGCTCCGCGAGCTGAATATCATTCATTTAATCCATAAGGTGCGCGGCGAGCCTTAA
- a CDS encoding sulfatase has translation MRMIYLDIDSLRPDHMSCYGYHRQTTPNLDRIAAEGMRFERCYTVSSPCVPSRASFMSGRFGVNHGALTHWGPGCEFQYPEGDGHSERIPFFTRYLRKAGMKTVTFSTFGDRHHAWWYFAGWNEVHTHTLKEGNENADEVNAAVIPWLKAHGKEDDYFLHIQYWDPHSFYTYPRAYMEQWKDSPVGAFPDEAQIEAQQKSTFPRSASFLHWGDHYPETMPGAIRSREDFKHLIDGYDGAVSYMDSFVGELMDTLRELGIEDEVCIVVSADHAESMGEQGIYVEHPCATEAVHHIPLIIKAPGIATAGGTYDGFLYNVDAIATITDMAGLPVPSGWDGKSYLQALQGEEMEGRDYLVMEHALYTCQRSVRDPKWFFLRTYHTGLYDFEEVILYDMEQDPHQTRNVAAKYPEVVNLMEQRIANWLQEQMNKPGYKADPMQKVIETGPYKYLTENDWVSRLRSKGYEEAASKLLGRRTDEGMKPAYEF, from the coding sequence ATGAGAATGATCTACCTGGATATTGACTCGCTCCGCCCGGATCATATGAGCTGCTATGGGTATCACCGGCAGACGACACCGAATCTGGACCGGATTGCTGCGGAAGGGATGCGGTTCGAGCGCTGTTATACCGTATCTTCTCCGTGTGTACCTTCGCGCGCAAGCTTTATGTCCGGTCGTTTTGGCGTCAATCATGGTGCGCTTACCCACTGGGGACCGGGCTGCGAATTCCAGTATCCGGAAGGGGATGGGCACAGCGAACGCATTCCTTTCTTTACACGCTACCTGCGCAAGGCAGGCATGAAGACGGTCACCTTCTCGACGTTCGGGGATCGGCATCACGCCTGGTGGTATTTTGCCGGCTGGAATGAGGTTCACACCCATACGCTGAAGGAAGGAAACGAGAATGCGGACGAGGTGAACGCGGCCGTGATTCCCTGGCTTAAAGCCCACGGGAAGGAGGACGATTACTTTCTACATATCCAGTACTGGGACCCGCACAGCTTTTATACGTATCCGAGAGCGTACATGGAGCAGTGGAAGGATTCGCCTGTTGGAGCCTTTCCGGACGAAGCGCAGATTGAAGCGCAGCAAAAGAGCACCTTCCCGCGATCCGCATCCTTTCTGCATTGGGGCGATCATTATCCGGAGACGATGCCGGGTGCGATCCGCAGCCGCGAGGATTTCAAACATCTGATTGATGGCTATGACGGTGCAGTATCCTATATGGATTCTTTCGTGGGCGAATTAATGGATACGCTGCGGGAACTCGGCATCGAAGACGAAGTCTGCATCGTCGTCAGCGCGGATCATGCGGAATCGATGGGAGAGCAGGGGATCTATGTAGAGCATCCATGCGCGACGGAGGCGGTGCATCACATTCCGCTGATCATCAAAGCGCCGGGCATCGCGACAGCGGGCGGAACCTATGACGGTTTCCTCTATAATGTGGACGCCATCGCCACGATTACCGACATGGCCGGGCTGCCGGTTCCAAGCGGCTGGGATGGAAAGTCGTATCTCCAAGCGCTCCAAGGCGAGGAAATGGAAGGCCGCGATTATCTGGTCATGGAGCATGCCTTGTATACATGCCAACGTTCGGTCCGCGACCCCAAGTGGTTCTTTTTAAGGACGTATCACACAGGACTCTACGACTTTGAAGAAGTGATTCTGTACGACATGGAGCAGGATCCCCATCAGACGCGGAATGTAGCTGCGAAGTACCCGGAGGTTGTGAACCTCATGGAGCAGCGCATCGCAAATTGGCTGCAGGAGCAGATGAATAAACCGGGATATAAGGCCGATCCCATGCAAAAGGTGATTGAGACAGGTCCTTATAAATACTTAACGGAAAACGACTGGGTCAGCCGCCTGCGCAGCAAAGGGTATGAGGAAGCTGCATCGAAGCTTCTTGGCCGGAGGACAGATGAGGGAATGAAGCCCGCGTATGAATTCTAA
- a CDS encoding TetR/AcrR family transcriptional regulator, whose amino-acid sequence MNINDIPLRELKKAKTKIALYEAGLSFTQNRMFKDVLLDDICRMAGVSRVTFFKFFGKKEDLLVYYMRVWLTRRIIEIGSLKLRGFDAMHLILRNIADDTRSNEGIMPSLIAFLSEMNMHCSMPELSEAEVMLLFPGNEEAGAKSPDMFALFTQCMNEAREDATLRSDIETEAAVSFLFSTFYGGFLTSRLYGSKDVMAFYETHLKLIEK is encoded by the coding sequence ATGAATATCAACGACATCCCTTTGCGGGAATTAAAAAAAGCCAAGACAAAAATTGCCCTCTATGAAGCCGGGCTATCCTTCACCCAAAATCGCATGTTCAAAGACGTGCTGCTTGACGATATCTGCCGGATGGCGGGGGTTTCCCGCGTGACCTTTTTCAAGTTTTTCGGCAAAAAGGAAGATTTGCTTGTTTATTACATGCGGGTGTGGCTTACCCGCCGCATCATCGAGATCGGTTCGCTCAAGCTTCGGGGATTCGATGCGATGCACTTAATACTGCGGAATATAGCAGACGATACCCGATCGAACGAAGGCATCATGCCCAGCCTGATCGCTTTTTTGTCCGAAATGAACATGCACTGCAGCATGCCGGAGCTGAGCGAAGCCGAGGTGATGCTCCTGTTCCCGGGTAACGAAGAGGCTGGTGCCAAGAGTCCGGATATGTTCGCACTATTTACCCAGTGCATGAATGAGGCACGGGAGGACGCCACGCTGAGATCAGATATTGAGACTGAAGCGGCAGTGTCGTTCCTGTTCAGCACGTTTTACGGCGGATTTCTTACCTCGCGATTATATGGATCGAAGGATGTCATGGCTTTTTATGAAACTCATCTAAAGCTGATCGAAAAATAA
- a CDS encoding DUF4188 domain-containing protein: MEKVVPGRYTAQTEDSFVVFMIGMRINRLWAVHRWLPVFMAMPGMIRELYMNRDLGFKEGHMHFSWRRVCLVQYWDSFEQLEHYARKGQKHLKAWRDFNRNIGTDGTVGIFHETYIIPKGNFESVYNNMPVFGLAKATSHVPATGRRETASRRLGRDSEPAVPTPANPVQ; this comes from the coding sequence ATGGAAAAGGTGGTTCCAGGCCGCTATACGGCGCAAACGGAGGATTCATTCGTGGTATTTATGATCGGAATGCGGATTAACCGCCTCTGGGCAGTCCACCGCTGGCTCCCTGTATTTATGGCCATGCCCGGCATGATCCGCGAATTGTACATGAATCGTGATCTTGGCTTTAAAGAAGGTCATATGCATTTTTCCTGGCGCAGGGTCTGCCTGGTTCAATACTGGGATTCCTTTGAACAGCTGGAGCACTACGCACGGAAGGGGCAGAAGCACTTGAAAGCCTGGAGGGATTTTAACCGTAACATCGGAACGGACGGGACAGTCGGCATTTTTCACGAGACGTACATCATACCAAAAGGCAATTTCGAGTCCGTGTACAACAACATGCCCGTATTCGGTCTGGCCAAAGCTACAAGCCATGTGCCCGCTACGGGGCGCAGAGAGACGGCAAGCCGCAGGCTTGGCCGGGACAGTGAGCCTGCCGTACCAACGCCTGCAAATCCGGTGCAGTGA
- a CDS encoding ABC transporter ATP-binding protein, which translates to MAGTAQIVTPDVAALEQPKIKIENLRKTYEVRGGEVIALNDANLDIMPNEFISVVGPSGCGKTTLLNIIAGLEQATSGRVEVDGKLVTGPGKDRGVVFQQYALFPWKTVIKNIEFGLKLRGYSKAERREKAEQYLEYVNLKDFAHAYPKELSGGMKQRVAIARAYAVQPEVLLMDEPFGALDAQTRAQLQEDLLKTWQTEKKTCFFITHDVEEAVILAQRVVVMSARPGRIKEIIDVDIPYPRDQTTKMDPKFIEIKNEIWAKVYKEYLEVQK; encoded by the coding sequence ATGGCAGGAACTGCGCAAATCGTAACCCCTGATGTAGCCGCATTGGAGCAGCCCAAGATCAAAATTGAGAATCTACGCAAGACATATGAGGTGCGAGGCGGTGAGGTCATCGCGCTGAATGATGCGAACCTGGACATTATGCCCAATGAATTCATCAGTGTGGTCGGACCCAGCGGCTGCGGTAAAACGACTCTGCTGAACATCATTGCCGGCTTGGAACAGGCCACCTCAGGCAGGGTAGAAGTGGATGGCAAGCTTGTTACCGGACCAGGGAAGGACCGGGGGGTCGTATTTCAGCAGTATGCCTTGTTCCCTTGGAAAACGGTCATTAAAAACATCGAGTTTGGTCTGAAGCTGCGCGGATACAGCAAGGCCGAGCGGCGCGAAAAAGCGGAACAGTATCTGGAGTACGTGAACCTGAAGGATTTTGCCCATGCATATCCGAAGGAACTGTCCGGAGGTATGAAGCAGCGTGTCGCGATTGCACGGGCCTATGCAGTTCAGCCGGAGGTGCTGCTTATGGATGAGCCGTTCGGAGCGCTGGATGCCCAGACACGAGCACAGCTGCAGGAGGATCTGCTTAAGACATGGCAAACGGAGAAAAAGACCTGCTTCTTCATCACCCATGATGTGGAGGAGGCCGTCATTCTCGCCCAGCGTGTAGTCGTCATGAGTGCAAGACCGGGCAGAATCAAGGAAATTATCGATGTGGATATTCCGTATCCGCGGGATCAAACGACGAAGATGGATCCGAAATTTATCGAAATCAAGAATGAGATCTGGGCTAAGGTATACAAGGAGTATCTGGAAGTACAAAAATAA
- a CDS encoding aliphatic sulfonate ABC transporter substrate-binding protein: protein MKTNTNKGFRASLLLSVLMCLTLMMSACGSGTKTAAEEPAGAASGQDAPSETKTDAPKSPVKINVGYIPDLNGAAPIVVADEKGFFKDAGLNVNAVKFLSGPPEFQAMASGDLDIAYIGPGATFLAAQGQGKIIALASLGFGDMVYATKKSGIQDWKDLKGKTVGVPKGTSGEMILNLGIEKGGLKPSDVNIVNIDVAGAVSAFVANKVDAVAIWSPYTKEIEKQLGKENIVKLGDNRTFYPDYVFPASWVVNPKFLEEKPEVVQQFLEAWVKANDYKIKNVDETISLTSKYTQVPEDSLKEQYETMEWIESSKIAGYMKDGTSVKWFENLEKMFVANGKMAEVVPGDKFIATEPFVKAQEAAGGN from the coding sequence ATGAAAACAAATACCAATAAAGGCTTTCGTGCTTCTCTTCTGTTATCTGTACTGATGTGTCTGACGCTGATGATGAGCGCTTGCGGTTCCGGCACCAAAACGGCTGCAGAGGAACCGGCTGGAGCGGCATCCGGGCAAGATGCTCCCTCGGAAACCAAGACTGACGCTCCCAAATCTCCAGTGAAAATCAACGTAGGTTACATTCCCGATCTGAACGGGGCAGCGCCGATTGTAGTGGCGGATGAAAAGGGCTTTTTCAAGGATGCGGGCCTGAATGTCAACGCCGTTAAATTTCTGAGCGGCCCGCCTGAATTCCAGGCGATGGCCTCAGGTGATTTGGATATCGCCTACATCGGACCGGGCGCAACCTTCCTGGCTGCTCAAGGCCAAGGCAAAATCATCGCGCTGGCCAGCCTTGGCTTCGGTGATATGGTCTATGCGACCAAGAAATCCGGCATTCAGGATTGGAAGGATCTCAAAGGCAAAACCGTTGGAGTGCCAAAGGGAACCTCGGGTGAAATGATTCTGAACCTGGGTATTGAAAAGGGCGGACTCAAGCCATCGGATGTTAACATCGTCAACATTGACGTGGCTGGCGCGGTCTCCGCCTTCGTAGCGAACAAGGTAGATGCAGTGGCAATCTGGTCACCATATACCAAGGAAATCGAGAAGCAGCTTGGCAAAGAGAACATCGTGAAGCTTGGGGATAACCGTACGTTCTACCCGGATTATGTATTCCCGGCAAGCTGGGTCGTAAATCCGAAGTTTCTGGAAGAAAAGCCTGAGGTCGTGCAGCAATTCCTGGAGGCATGGGTCAAAGCGAATGACTACAAAATCAAAAACGTGGATGAGACGATCTCCCTGACCTCCAAGTATACGCAGGTTCCGGAGGATTCATTGAAAGAGCAGTATGAGACGATGGAATGGATTGAATCCTCCAAAATCGCAGGGTATATGAAGGACGGCACAAGCGTGAAATGGTTTGAGAATTTAGAGAAGATGTTCGTGGCGAACGGCAAAATGGCTGAAGTTGTACCAGGCGACAAGTTTATCGCCACCGAACCGTTTGTGAAAGCGCAGGAAGCAGCCGGCGGCAATTAA
- a CDS encoding ABC transporter permease, whose translation MLKLIQLEMKKQKLGWYVRGAGIAIIIISFFMWLMPYAGDNGEPTFTSYADALSIGGLFVRAVFIVFGSVLLSRLIIDEYKNKTVSVMFTYPVARKKLIMAKMLLIFFLIFVTMIIATFIVSLVFLAVNSHYHFLPGKPDGTVLLHAGIRLFIQTLSAAGVSLIPLYFGMRKKSVPTTIVSSVILMALLSSSNKGYTLSSSVTIPLILGIIGFLVAYLSFRNVDKTDIV comes from the coding sequence ATGCTTAAACTGATCCAGCTGGAGATGAAAAAACAGAAACTGGGATGGTATGTCAGAGGCGCGGGTATCGCGATCATCATTATTTCCTTCTTCATGTGGCTCATGCCATATGCGGGGGACAACGGAGAACCTACCTTTACGAGCTATGCGGATGCCTTATCCATAGGGGGCCTTTTTGTCCGGGCAGTATTCATTGTGTTCGGCTCGGTGCTGCTCAGCAGGCTCATTATCGATGAGTACAAAAACAAGACCGTTAGCGTGATGTTTACATACCCGGTCGCACGCAAAAAGCTGATCATGGCGAAAATGCTGCTGATTTTTTTCCTGATCTTCGTCACGATGATAATCGCGACCTTTATTGTCAGCCTCGTATTTCTGGCCGTGAACAGCCATTATCATTTCCTTCCGGGTAAACCGGACGGGACGGTTCTCCTGCATGCAGGCATTCGGCTCTTTATTCAGACGCTGTCCGCCGCGGGCGTCAGCCTGATCCCTTTATATTTCGGAATGCGTAAAAAATCCGTGCCGACCACAATCGTATCCTCCGTCATTCTCATGGCGCTGCTCAGCTCCAGCAACAAGGGCTATACGCTCAGCTCCAGCGTGACAATCCCTTTGATTCTGGGAATCATCGGCTTCCTGGTTGCATATCTTTCCTTCCGAAACGTGGATAAAACCGATATTGTCTAA
- a CDS encoding ATP-binding cassette domain-containing protein — protein sequence MSYIVSTRQVSKIYKGKEVVSDVSMNIQRGQVYGLLGPNGAGKTTLMKMLLNLVKPTSGEIEMFGEKLMPGSVELFKRIGSIIEYPIFYEKMTAKENLELHCEYMGFYNKHAILEALEMVNLTSIDGKAVGDFSLGMKQRLGMARAIITKPELLILDEPINGLDPVGIKEFRSLLRMLSKEYRMTLLVSSHLLSEIEQVADTIGILQGGKFIREVSMNDMRSENTDYIEIVTPHCKKAAFILENQLGVSNFKIIGDTVVRVYESRFTQQELTKALVLNDVEIESLNHKHTSLEEYFLQQIGGGEKHA from the coding sequence ATGAGCTATATCGTCAGTACCCGCCAAGTAAGCAAAATATATAAAGGTAAAGAAGTCGTCTCCGACGTCAGCATGAACATCCAGCGGGGGCAGGTTTACGGACTGCTTGGCCCGAACGGCGCCGGCAAAACGACCTTGATGAAGATGCTGCTTAATCTTGTGAAGCCGACCAGCGGCGAGATCGAAATGTTCGGGGAAAAGCTGATGCCAGGGTCGGTAGAGCTGTTTAAGCGCATCGGCAGCATTATCGAATATCCGATCTTTTATGAGAAAATGACAGCCAAGGAAAATCTGGAGCTTCACTGTGAATATATGGGTTTTTACAATAAACATGCGATTCTTGAAGCGCTGGAGATGGTGAATTTGACTTCCATCGACGGCAAGGCAGTAGGAGATTTTTCGCTCGGTATGAAGCAGCGGCTCGGGATGGCCCGCGCGATCATAACCAAGCCCGAGCTGCTTATATTGGATGAGCCCATTAACGGACTCGATCCGGTGGGCATTAAGGAATTTCGGAGCTTGCTGCGAATGCTGAGCAAGGAATACCGGATGACGCTGCTGGTCTCAAGCCACTTGCTGAGCGAAATCGAGCAGGTTGCGGATACGATCGGCATCCTTCAAGGGGGCAAATTCATCCGCGAGGTATCCATGAATGACATGCGCAGCGAAAATACCGATTATATCGAAATCGTGACGCCTCATTGCAAAAAAGCTGCCTTTATCCTGGAAAACCAGCTTGGTGTGAGCAACTTCAAAATCATTGGCGATACGGTGGTCCGGGTTTATGAATCGCGGTTTACGCAGCAGGAGCTTACCAAAGCACTCGTGCTCAATGATGTCGAGATTGAATCCTTAAATCATAAGCACACATCGCTTGAGGAATATTTCCTGCAGCAGATTGGCGGAGGTGAGAAGCATGCTTAA
- a CDS encoding cell wall metabolism sensor histidine kinase WalK, which produces MTAILLVLMGMLLLLNILQWVYRKKRAKQLSHMIDKLTSIMDSSQQEQLLLFTEDREYRRLLNTINRLLSQNRQSIAGFARTENAMRRMLANISHDLKTPLTVVLGYIETLNRQPDLSSPERERLLNKVHMKAVEIVELINRFFDLAKLESGDKEIPLTRIHINEMTRNSMLMFYDMIESEGLQAAIDIPDTPLYAWGNEEALSRALNNVLSNAVRYGALGKVIGMNVRGNEDRVLIEIWDKGKGIHEREQALIFERMYTLEDSRNKSFQGSGLGLTITKRLVELMGGEIRVTSKPHEQTVFTISLKRLS; this is translated from the coding sequence GTGACAGCCATTTTGCTTGTTTTGATGGGCATGCTGCTGCTCCTCAATATATTACAGTGGGTTTACCGAAAGAAGAGGGCTAAGCAGCTCAGCCATATGATTGATAAGCTGACCTCGATCATGGATTCGTCGCAGCAGGAGCAGCTCCTGCTTTTTACGGAGGATCGTGAATACCGCAGGCTGCTGAATACCATCAACCGTTTGCTTTCGCAAAACAGGCAGTCCATTGCCGGCTTCGCGCGTACAGAGAATGCGATGCGGCGGATGCTGGCGAATATATCGCATGATCTGAAGACGCCGCTCACCGTAGTGCTGGGCTACATCGAAACATTGAACAGACAGCCGGATCTATCGTCTCCGGAAAGGGAACGCCTATTAAACAAGGTGCACATGAAGGCCGTAGAGATCGTGGAGCTGATTAATCGGTTCTTCGATTTGGCCAAGCTGGAATCGGGGGATAAGGAGATTCCGCTCACCCGCATACATATCAATGAAATGACTAGAAACAGCATGCTCATGTTCTATGATATGATCGAATCCGAAGGGCTGCAGGCAGCCATCGATATTCCGGATACGCCGCTGTACGCCTGGGGAAATGAGGAGGCACTGAGCCGGGCACTGAACAATGTGCTCAGCAATGCAGTCCGGTATGGTGCGCTGGGAAAGGTCATCGGCATGAACGTGCGCGGTAATGAAGACAGGGTACTGATTGAGATATGGGACAAGGGTAAAGGTATTCATGAGCGGGAACAGGCGCTTATTTTTGAACGGATGTACACGCTGGAGGATTCAAGAAACAAGAGCTTTCAGGGAAGCGGGCTCGGACTGACGATTACCAAACGGCTGGTTGAGCTTATGGGCGGGGAAATCCGGGTAACCAGCAAGCCTCATGAACAGACCGTCTTCACGATCTCTCTGAAAAGGTTGTCTTGA